A genome region from Aliivibrio salmonicida LFI1238 includes the following:
- the ilvC gene encoding ketol-acid reductoisomerase, translating to MSNYFDTLNLREQLDQLGRCRFMDREEFSTEADYLKGKRVVIVGCGAQGLNQGLNMRDSGLNVAYALRQAAIDEQRQSFKNASENGFEVASYEKLIPQADLVINLTPDKQHTNVVETVMPLMKEGATLGYSHGFNIVEEGMKIRKDLTVVMVAPKCPGTEVREEYKRGFGVPTLIAVHPENDPKGEGWDIAKAWAAGTGGHRAGCLESSFVAEVKSDLMGEQTILCGMLQAGSIVCYEKMIADGIDASYAGKLLQFGWETVTEALKFGGVTHMMDRLSNPAKIKAFDLSEELKDLMRPLYNKHMDDIISGHFSSTMMADWANDDVNLLGWREETGETAFENYPDSSLEIPEQEYFDNGILMVAMVRAGVELAFEAMTASGIVDESAYYESLHELPLIANTVARKRLYEMNVVISDTAEYGNYLFANVATPLLREKFMPLVDTDVIGRGLGAISNQVDNAKLIEVNETIRNHPVEYIGEELRGYMTDMKTIAVGG from the coding sequence ACTTTGATACGCTAAATTTACGTGAACAATTAGATCAACTAGGTCGTTGTCGTTTTATGGACCGCGAAGAATTTTCTACAGAAGCGGATTACCTTAAAGGTAAAAGGGTGGTTATTGTTGGCTGTGGAGCTCAAGGCCTAAATCAAGGTTTAAATATGCGAGATTCAGGTTTGAATGTTGCTTATGCTTTACGTCAGGCTGCTATTGATGAGCAACGTCAATCATTTAAGAATGCAAGCGAAAATGGTTTTGAAGTTGCTAGCTACGAAAAATTGATCCCTCAAGCCGATTTGGTTATTAACCTTACTCCTGATAAACAGCATACGAATGTTGTTGAAACTGTTATGCCTTTAATGAAGGAAGGTGCAACGCTTGGTTACTCGCATGGCTTTAATATCGTTGAAGAAGGTATGAAAATCCGTAAAGATTTAACGGTTGTTATGGTTGCTCCTAAATGTCCAGGTACAGAAGTTCGAGAAGAATATAAGCGTGGTTTTGGTGTTCCTACTCTTATTGCTGTTCATCCTGAAAATGATCCTAAAGGCGAAGGTTGGGATATAGCGAAAGCATGGGCGGCTGGGACTGGTGGTCATCGTGCCGGTTGTTTAGAGTCTTCATTCGTTGCTGAAGTTAAATCTGACTTAATGGGTGAACAAACAATTCTTTGTGGAATGCTGCAAGCCGGCTCTATTGTTTGTTATGAAAAAATGATCGCTGATGGTATCGATGCTAGCTATGCAGGCAAACTTCTACAATTTGGCTGGGAAACAGTTACAGAAGCACTGAAGTTTGGTGGTGTGACGCATATGATGGATCGTCTATCAAACCCAGCTAAAATTAAAGCCTTTGATTTATCTGAAGAATTAAAAGATCTAATGCGCCCACTTTATAATAAGCATATGGATGATATTATCTCGGGACATTTTTCAAGTACGATGATGGCTGACTGGGCAAATGATGATGTTAACTTGCTAGGGTGGCGTGAAGAGACGGGTGAAACTGCTTTTGAAAACTACCCTGATTCTAGTCTGGAAATTCCAGAACAAGAATATTTTGATAATGGTATTTTAATGGTTGCTATGGTTCGTGCTGGTGTTGAATTAGCATTTGAAGCGATGACTGCTTCAGGTATTGTAGATGAATCTGCTTATTACGAATCATTGCATGAGCTACCATTAATCGCTAACACTGTTGCACGTAAACGCTTATATGAAATGAATGTCGTTATTTCAGATACGGCTGAATATGGTAATTATCTATTCGCAAATGTTGCAACACCATTGCTGCGTGAAAAATTCATGCCTTTAGTTGATACTGATGTTATTGGTCGTGGTTTAGGGGCAATATCTAATCAAGTGGATAATGCTAAATTGATCGAAGTGAATGAGACTATTCGTAATCACCCAGTTGAGTATATTGGTGAAGAACTACGCGGTTATATGACTGATATGAAAACAATTGCTGTTGGTGGTTAA
- the ubiK gene encoding ubiquinone biosynthesis accessory factor UbiK, which translates to MFNPKKLEQVAKQIHDSMPQPVKELGTDVEQKVRQVIQGQLNKLDIVAREEFDVQTQVLLRTRKKLTEMEQKLALLEEKLSEK; encoded by the coding sequence ATGTTTAATCCAAAAAAATTAGAGCAAGTTGCCAAGCAAATTCATGATTCAATGCCGCAACCAGTAAAAGAATTAGGAACTGATGTTGAACAGAAAGTTCGCCAGGTCATTCAAGGTCAATTAAATAAGCTAGATATCGTAGCACGCGAAGAATTTGATGTTCAAACTCAAGTTCTATTGCGCACTAGGAAAAAGCTAACAGAAATGGAACAAAAATTAGCTTTATTAGAAGAAAAACTATCTGAAAAATAA
- a CDS encoding multidrug efflux RND transporter permease subunit, with product MRFTDVFIKRPVLAVSISFLIALLGIQAIFKMQVREYPEMTNTVVTVTTSYYGASADLIQGFITQPLEQAVAQADNIDFMTSQSVMGQSTITVTMKLNTDPNAALSDILAKTNSVRSQLPKEAEDPTVTMSTGSTTAVLYIGFTSDELASSQITDYLERVVNPQLFTVNGVSKIDLYGGIRYALRIWLEPARMAAVNMTATDVMSVLNANNFQSAAGQATGEFVLYNGSANTQVSNVEELERLVIKTDDGEVVRLSDIAKVSLEKSHDIYRASANGKEAVVTAINAAPSANPINIAADVLKLLPQLEKNLPTNIKMNIMYDSTIAINESIHEVIKTIVEAAVIVLIVITLFLGSFRAVIIPIVTIPLSLVGVAMVMQVMGFSWNLMTLLAMVLAIGLVVDDAIVVLENVDRHVKLGETPFRAAIIGTREIAIPVIAMTLTLGAVYAPIAMMGGITGSLFKEFALTLAGSVFVSGIVALTLSPMMCSKMLKANEVPSKFESTVHHFLDGMTNKYERILGSVMQHRPVIIAFAVIVFASLPLLFKFIPSELAPSEDKGVVMLMGTGTSNANLDYLQNTMNDVNKILSDQPEIAFAQVFTGVPNSNQAFGIASMVPWSQREASQAEVTDRVGKLVQNVPGMAVTAFQMPELPGAGSGLPIQFVITTPNSFESLFQIATEVLTEVKGSPLFVYSDIDLNFDSATMKINIDKDKAGAYGVTMQDIGITLSTMMADGYVNRIDLNGRSYEVIPQVERKFRLNPESMNNYYVRSASGEAVPLGSLIAIDVIAEPRSLPHFNQLNSATVGAVPSPGVAMGDAISWFENIANSKLPSGYNHDYMGEARQYVTEGSALYATFGLALAIIFLVLAIQFESIRDPLVIMVSVPLAICGALIALAWGAATMNIYSQVGLITLVGLITKHGILICEVAKEEQLHNLKNRVEAVTEAAKVRLRPILMTTAAMIAGLIPLMYATGAGAAQRFSIGIVIVAGLAIGTLFTLFVLPVIYSYLASEHKPLPEFEEGKEIQE from the coding sequence ATGCGCTTTACTGATGTTTTCATTAAACGTCCAGTTTTAGCGGTATCGATCAGCTTTTTGATTGCTTTGCTTGGTATCCAAGCTATTTTCAAAATGCAGGTTCGTGAATACCCTGAAATGACCAATACCGTTGTAACGGTAACAACAAGCTATTACGGCGCGAGTGCTGACCTTATTCAAGGTTTCATAACTCAACCCTTAGAGCAAGCGGTAGCACAAGCCGATAATATTGATTTCATGACCTCTCAATCAGTAATGGGGCAATCGACCATTACTGTTACTATGAAATTAAATACGGACCCGAATGCTGCCCTCTCCGATATATTAGCCAAGACTAACTCGGTGCGTTCTCAGCTTCCAAAAGAAGCGGAAGATCCAACGGTTACTATGTCGACAGGTTCAACTACCGCGGTGTTATATATCGGCTTTACCAGTGATGAACTTGCCTCAAGTCAAATCACCGATTATTTAGAACGCGTTGTGAACCCGCAACTATTCACCGTTAATGGCGTATCTAAAATCGACCTATACGGCGGTATTAGATATGCATTACGTATCTGGTTAGAACCAGCACGTATGGCTGCAGTAAATATGACAGCAACAGATGTTATGAGCGTATTAAATGCCAATAACTTTCAGTCAGCAGCAGGCCAAGCAACCGGTGAATTCGTTCTTTATAATGGTAGCGCAAATACTCAAGTCTCGAATGTAGAGGAGCTTGAGCGTTTAGTTATTAAAACAGACGATGGTGAAGTGGTTCGCCTAAGTGATATTGCTAAGGTATCTTTAGAAAAGAGTCATGATATATACCGTGCAAGTGCAAACGGCAAAGAAGCCGTAGTTACTGCAATCAATGCCGCACCAAGTGCCAACCCAATTAACATTGCGGCTGATGTATTGAAGCTTTTACCTCAATTAGAGAAAAACCTTCCAACAAACATCAAAATGAACATCATGTACGATTCAACGATTGCGATTAATGAATCTATCCATGAAGTTATTAAGACTATTGTTGAAGCTGCGGTCATCGTACTTATCGTTATTACCTTATTCTTAGGCTCATTCCGAGCGGTTATCATTCCTATTGTCACCATTCCTCTATCACTTGTTGGTGTTGCAATGGTAATGCAAGTCATGGGCTTCTCATGGAACCTAATGACTCTTCTCGCTATGGTATTGGCCATCGGGCTTGTTGTTGATGATGCCATCGTTGTATTAGAAAACGTAGATAGGCACGTTAAGCTTGGAGAAACCCCGTTTAGGGCCGCTATTATTGGTACGCGTGAAATCGCAATTCCGGTAATTGCAATGACTCTAACGCTGGGCGCGGTATATGCTCCTATCGCGATGATGGGTGGTATTACGGGTTCATTGTTTAAAGAGTTTGCTTTAACGCTCGCAGGTTCAGTATTTGTTTCAGGGATAGTCGCGTTAACATTATCTCCAATGATGTGTTCTAAAATGCTGAAAGCAAATGAAGTACCAAGCAAATTTGAAAGCACAGTTCATCATTTCCTTGATGGTATGACGAATAAATATGAACGTATTCTTGGCTCGGTAATGCAGCATCGACCAGTAATCATTGCATTTGCTGTCATCGTTTTTGCAAGCTTGCCATTACTATTTAAGTTCATACCAAGTGAACTTGCTCCTTCAGAAGATAAAGGAGTGGTAATGCTTATGGGTACAGGTACATCTAACGCTAACTTAGATTACTTACAAAACACAATGAATGATGTAAATAAGATTCTTTCAGATCAACCTGAAATAGCCTTTGCTCAAGTATTCACCGGTGTTCCAAACTCGAACCAAGCCTTTGGTATTGCATCAATGGTTCCTTGGAGCCAACGAGAAGCAAGCCAAGCAGAAGTAACAGATCGTGTTGGTAAATTAGTACAAAATGTCCCAGGAATGGCTGTTACAGCATTCCAAATGCCAGAATTGCCTGGCGCAGGTTCAGGTTTACCAATTCAATTCGTAATAACGACACCAAACAGCTTTGAGAGTCTATTCCAAATAGCAACGGAAGTATTAACTGAAGTGAAAGGAAGCCCTCTATTTGTTTATTCTGATATCGATTTGAATTTTGATTCTGCAACAATGAAAATCAATATCGATAAAGATAAAGCGGGTGCTTACGGTGTGACAATGCAAGACATTGGTATTACGCTAAGTACGATGATGGCTGATGGCTATGTAAACCGTATCGATCTCAATGGTCGTTCTTACGAGGTAATTCCACAAGTAGAACGTAAATTCCGCTTAAACCCTGAATCAATGAATAATTATTACGTTCGTTCAGCAAGCGGGGAAGCAGTTCCATTAGGAAGCTTAATTGCGATTGATGTTATTGCAGAGCCGAGATCTCTACCTCACTTCAATCAGCTAAATTCAGCTACCGTAGGTGCTGTACCATCACCAGGTGTGGCAATGGGTGATGCTATTTCTTGGTTCGAAAATATTGCAAATAGCAAATTGCCAAGTGGGTACAACCATGATTATATGGGCGAAGCTCGACAATATGTGACAGAAGGTAGCGCATTATACGCTACATTTGGTTTAGCATTGGCTATCATCTTCCTAGTACTTGCGATTCAATTTGAATCAATTCGAGATCCATTAGTTATCATGGTTTCTGTACCTCTTGCTATTTGTGGTGCTTTGATTGCCCTCGCATGGGGCGCTGCTACAATGAACATCTACTCACAAGTAGGGTTAATCACTCTCGTTGGCTTGATTACCAAACATGGTATTTTGATTTGTGAAGTAGCAAAAGAAGAACAATTGCATAATCTAAAAAATCGCGTTGAAGCGGTAACAGAAGCTGCAAAAGTTCGTCTTCGTCCAATCCTAATGACAACAGCGGCAATGATTGCGGGTTTAATCCCGTTAATGTATGCCACTGGTGCAGGTGCTGCACAGCGCTTTAGTATTGGTATTGTTATTGTTGCAGGTTTAGCTATTGGTACTCTATTTACGTTATTCGTATTACCCGTAATTTATAGTTACCTAGCAAGTGAGCATAAACCTTTACCAGAGTTTGAAGAAGGGAAAGAAATTCAAGAGTAA
- a CDS encoding efflux RND transporter periplasmic adaptor subunit gives MKKWTFFMLLLALLIFGSVIGFNMFKQQKIAEFMANRPEPEFPVTIETVKASTWTPTIEAIGFIEPNQGVTLTTESNGVIDKISFDSGSQVKDDQLLISLDSKVEKANLRSSQARLPAAEAKYKRYKGLFKKGSISKEAYDEAEANFFSLAADIEGLKATIERREIKAPFAGVIGIRNVYLGQYLQPGTDIVRLEDTSIMRLRFTVPQTDISRINIGQDIDIYIDSYPTETFKGSISAIEPAVNIQSGLIQVQADIPNNGGKLRSGMFARAEIILPAFENQVVIPQTSITFTLYGDNVYIVSDVDGVKRVKQAVVKVGERTKAVAHILDGVKPGDMVVTSGQVRLSNDAKVRVVESDATTPPAETPML, from the coding sequence ATGAAAAAGTGGACTTTCTTTATGTTGCTTCTTGCACTACTTATTTTTGGTAGTGTTATTGGCTTTAACATGTTTAAACAGCAAAAAATTGCTGAATTTATGGCAAACCGCCCTGAACCTGAATTTCCTGTCACGATAGAAACAGTCAAAGCGTCAACCTGGACTCCAACTATCGAGGCGATTGGTTTTATTGAACCAAACCAAGGTGTAACACTAACCACTGAATCAAACGGTGTGATCGATAAAATTTCATTTGATTCTGGTAGCCAAGTAAAAGATGACCAATTGCTTATTTCTCTTGATTCTAAAGTAGAAAAAGCAAACTTAAGAAGCTCTCAAGCACGCCTACCTGCTGCTGAAGCAAAATATAAACGCTATAAAGGTTTATTTAAAAAAGGGTCTATCTCTAAAGAAGCTTACGATGAAGCAGAAGCAAATTTCTTCTCTCTTGCTGCTGATATTGAAGGCCTAAAAGCGACTATTGAGCGTCGTGAAATCAAAGCACCATTTGCTGGTGTCATTGGTATCCGTAATGTTTATCTTGGTCAATACTTACAACCAGGTACTGATATTGTCCGTCTAGAAGACACTAGCATTATGCGTTTACGCTTTACGGTGCCTCAAACTGATATTTCTCGCATTAATATCGGACAAGACATCGATATATACATCGACTCTTATCCAACTGAGACTTTCAAAGGGTCGATCAGTGCAATTGAACCAGCGGTAAATATTCAAAGTGGGTTAATTCAGGTTCAAGCTGATATTCCAAATAATGGTGGTAAGCTACGTAGTGGTATGTTTGCTCGCGCTGAAATCATTCTCCCAGCATTTGAAAACCAAGTGGTTATTCCTCAAACCTCAATTACATTCACGCTATATGGTGACAATGTCTACATCGTTTCTGATGTTGACGGTGTTAAACGTGTTAAACAAGCGGTTGTAAAAGTAGGTGAACGAACTAAAGCTGTTGCTCATATTCTTGATGGTGTTAAACCTGGAGATATGGTCGTGACATCAGGACAAGTTCGTCTAAGTAACGATGCAAAAGTGCGTGTTGTCGAAAGTGACGCAACAACGCCGCCTGCTGAAACACCAATGTTGTAA
- a CDS encoding TetR/AcrR family transcriptional regulator has protein sequence MKEKRRLILESAEQLLATDGFRGLSMQKVANQAGVAAGTIYRYFDDKEALIQEIKLNILQRVACAIQENVCNTDPLKVRFRTMWLNIWYFAISEKNTFLNRNQYESLPTTDLVKFRELEKEMFAQVNQLFVDGLEQGVFKPFNVEILTGLSLETSVCLARRYAQGTFTLTDDDLDSAIEASWDAIIKH, from the coding sequence ATGAAGGAGAAACGTAGACTCATTCTTGAGTCAGCAGAACAATTACTTGCAACTGACGGGTTCCGTGGTCTATCAATGCAAAAAGTGGCAAATCAAGCTGGCGTTGCTGCTGGTACCATTTATCGCTATTTCGATGATAAAGAAGCCCTGATCCAAGAGATTAAGTTGAATATTCTTCAACGTGTCGCTTGTGCTATTCAAGAAAATGTATGCAATACCGACCCTTTAAAAGTTCGCTTTCGTACAATGTGGTTAAACATTTGGTATTTTGCTATTTCAGAAAAAAACACTTTTTTAAATCGCAATCAATATGAATCATTACCTACAACAGATTTAGTAAAATTTAGGGAACTAGAAAAAGAAATGTTTGCCCAAGTAAATCAACTCTTTGTCGATGGACTTGAGCAAGGCGTTTTTAAACCTTTCAATGTGGAAATACTTACAGGCCTTAGCTTAGAGACAAGTGTTTGCTTAGCTCGCAGATATGCTCAAGGTACTTTTACACTAACAGACGATGATCTCGACTCGGCAATTGAAGCCAGTTGGGATGCAATTATTAAACACTAA
- the rep gene encoding DNA helicase Rep, which produces MRLNPQQDEAVKFVSGPCLVLAGAGSGKTRVITNKIAYLVQQCGYKARNIAAVTFTNKAAREMKERVGQTLNKQESRGLLVSTFHSLGLDIIRREYKILGLKAGFSLFDDQDQLALLKELTEKQIDGDKDLLRQLLSCISKWKTDMLTPDQVKGIVRSEQEQLFAFCYEMYLTQMKAYNALDFDDLISLPVLLLRNNQDVRERWQMKLRYLLVDEYQDTNTSQYELVKLLVGERGRLTVVGDDDQSIYSWRGAKPQNLILLSEDYPNLKVIKLEQNYRSTSRILRAANILIANNPHAFEKRLFSEIPDGEQIKILTAKDDAHEAERVVGEIIAHRFLNRTDYKDYAVLYRGNHQSRLIEKSLMQNRVPYKISGGTSFFSRSEIKDIMAYLRLLTNPDDDNAFLRVVNTPRREIGPVTLEKLGTYANMRGKSLFEACFEMGLEQTLSGRGLESLRRFGHWVVSISENAERGNTVEAVRSLVKDIHYEDWLYETSPSAKAAEMRMKNVSDLYSWIVADLEGDNYDKEEKTLKEVVLRLTLRDMMERGEDEDGADQVQLMTLHASKGLEFPYVYLIGAEEGILPHQTSVDEDNVEEERRLAYVGITRAKKELTFTLCKERRQYGELIRPTPSRFLEELPQDDLDWEMKKPKPTQEERMEKGKSNIAHLRAMLKK; this is translated from the coding sequence ATGAGACTTAACCCACAGCAAGATGAAGCCGTTAAGTTTGTTTCTGGGCCATGTTTAGTATTGGCAGGCGCAGGCTCAGGTAAAACTCGTGTAATTACGAATAAAATAGCCTATCTAGTACAACAATGCGGGTATAAAGCTCGCAATATTGCTGCGGTTACCTTTACTAATAAAGCGGCGAGAGAGATGAAAGAGCGTGTTGGGCAAACGCTGAACAAACAAGAATCACGAGGGTTATTAGTATCAACATTCCATTCTCTTGGATTAGACATTATTCGTCGTGAATATAAAATATTAGGCCTAAAGGCAGGTTTTTCTCTTTTTGATGATCAAGACCAATTAGCCTTATTAAAAGAACTGACTGAAAAACAAATTGATGGAGACAAGGATCTACTACGTCAACTGCTTAGTTGTATTTCTAAGTGGAAGACTGACATGCTTACCCCAGATCAAGTTAAAGGCATTGTTCGCTCAGAGCAGGAGCAATTATTTGCTTTCTGTTATGAGATGTATTTAACGCAAATGAAAGCGTATAACGCATTAGATTTTGATGATTTAATCTCATTGCCGGTGTTATTGTTGAGAAATAATCAGGATGTACGTGAGCGTTGGCAGATGAAACTTCGCTATTTATTAGTGGATGAATATCAAGATACCAATACTAGCCAATATGAATTAGTAAAATTGCTTGTTGGTGAAAGAGGTCGATTGACCGTAGTAGGAGATGATGATCAATCTATTTATTCGTGGCGTGGAGCAAAACCTCAAAACCTTATTTTATTGAGTGAAGACTACCCTAATTTGAAAGTCATTAAATTAGAGCAGAATTATCGTTCAACGAGTCGAATTTTACGTGCAGCCAACATACTGATTGCTAATAATCCTCATGCATTTGAAAAACGGTTATTTTCTGAAATCCCTGATGGTGAGCAGATAAAGATTCTGACAGCGAAAGATGATGCGCACGAAGCCGAACGAGTTGTCGGTGAGATCATTGCTCATCGTTTCCTTAATCGAACCGATTATAAAGATTACGCAGTACTTTATCGTGGGAATCATCAGTCTCGACTTATTGAAAAATCACTAATGCAAAACCGCGTGCCTTATAAGATTTCTGGGGGGACTTCCTTTTTCTCTCGTTCAGAAATCAAAGACATCATGGCTTATCTTCGTCTTCTGACTAACCCTGATGACGATAATGCGTTTTTGCGTGTCGTAAACACACCTCGACGTGAAATTGGCCCTGTTACTTTAGAGAAGCTAGGTACGTATGCCAACATGCGTGGAAAAAGTTTGTTTGAAGCTTGTTTTGAAATGGGGTTAGAACAAACCTTATCTGGTCGAGGGCTTGAGTCACTGCGTCGATTTGGTCATTGGGTTGTTTCTATATCAGAAAATGCTGAGCGAGGTAATACCGTAGAGGCGGTGCGATCACTAGTAAAAGACATTCACTACGAAGATTGGTTGTACGAAACATCACCTAGCGCGAAAGCTGCAGAAATGCGCATGAAAAATGTATCTGATTTATATTCTTGGATTGTGGCTGATTTAGAAGGTGATAATTATGATAAAGAAGAGAAAACATTAAAAGAAGTCGTATTGCGCTTAACACTGCGAGATATGATGGAGCGTGGAGAAGATGAAGATGGTGCTGACCAAGTGCAGTTAATGACATTGCATGCATCAAAAGGCTTAGAATTCCCTTATGTGTATTTGATTGGGGCAGAAGAAGGTATTTTACCGCATCAAACCAGTGTTGATGAAGACAACGTAGAAGAAGAACGTCGTTTGGCGTATGTGGGTATTACGCGAGCAAAAAAAGAGCTGACTTTTACATTGTGTAAAGAGCGTCGTCAGTATGGTGAGCTAATTCGTCCCACACCAAGCCGTTTTTTAGAAGAGCTTCCGCAAGATGATTTAGATTGGGAAATGAAAAAACCTAAGCCGACTCAAGAAGAGAGAATGGAAAAAGGGAAAAGTAATATTGCTCATCTGCGTGCTATGTTGAAAAAATAG
- a CDS encoding c-type cytochrome → MDKSIRNTIVAIVAALTFSTASFAANNADDAIAERIKPVGQVYLASDVPVVEEPTGPRTGDQVYNTFCIACHSTGAAGAPKTQNAADWAPRIAKGMDVLKDHAINGFNAMPARGTCMNCSDDELVAAIDHLIKGL, encoded by the coding sequence ATGGATAAATCAATTCGTAACACCATCGTCGCAATAGTTGCTGCATTAACTTTTTCAACAGCCTCTTTTGCTGCAAACAATGCTGACGATGCAATTGCTGAGCGAATTAAACCAGTAGGCCAAGTCTATTTGGCAAGTGATGTACCCGTTGTTGAAGAACCAACCGGTCCTCGTACGGGTGATCAGGTATACAACACCTTTTGTATTGCATGTCACTCAACTGGCGCAGCTGGCGCACCAAAAACTCAAAATGCAGCAGATTGGGCTCCTCGTATCGCAAAAGGTATGGATGTTCTAAAAGATCATGCGATTAACGGTTTTAATGCAATGCCAGCACGTGGAACCTGTATGAATTGTTCTGATGATGAGCTGGTTGCTGCAATCGACCATTTAATCAAAGGACTGTAA